The nucleotide window GCGTCGGACTTCTTCTACGACAAGCGCTACCGCCGGCTGCGCGGCCGGGCCCTGGCGCGCTGGGCGGCGCTCGACGTCCTCCAGCTCACCGGCGGCCTGGACCTGGCGTTCGACCAGGGCAAGCTCCTGGGGCCGGCGGGCCTCGGCCAGCAGGAGCCCTTCAACGGCGACCAGGACGTCGTGTCGTACCGCAACTTCGCGGGCTTCGTGGAGGCGTACTCGGACAACCCCATCGCCACGGTGGTGGCGGGCGCGCGGTTTGAAGACCACAGCTTCTTCGGCAGCTCCTTCGTGCCGCGGCTGGTGTTGCTCAAGTCCTTCGGCCCGGTGAGCGGCAAGGCCCTCTACAGCCGCGCCTTCCGGGCGCCCGGCATCGAGAACATCTCCCTGGGCGACGACGTCCGGCCGGAGCGCACCACGGTGTACGAACTGGAGGCCACGGTGCGCCTGGGCGAGGGCCAGACGGTGAGCGCCAACGCCTTCGACGTGGGCGTGACGGACCCCATCATCTACTCGTACGACACGGACACGGACTCGGAGGCCTACCGCAACCTGGGCCGCCTGGGCAGCCGGGGCGTCGAACTGGACTACCGCGTCCGGGGCACCTGGGGCCGCGCGCAGGTGGGCTATTCGTTCTACCGGCCCGGCGGCCGCAACGACGTGGAGGACTACCTGGTGCCGGGGCAGCCCCACGCCTTCACCGGCCTGCCCACGCACAAGGCGACGCTGATGGGCACCGCCCGGGTGTTGCCGTGGCTGTCCCTGAGCCCCACGGCCGTGCTGGTGGGCCAGCGCTTCGCCGTCGGCGCTCCGGACGAGGAGGGCGTGTCGGAGGTCCAGAAGCTGTCGCCCCGGCTGCTGCTCAACCTCTTCGTGCGCGCGGAGAACGTGGGGACGAAGGGCCTGGAGATTGGCGCGGGCGTCTACAACCTGCTGGGCAGCGACTTCCGGGTGGCCCAGCCCTACAACGGTGGCCACGCGCCCCTGCCCGTCTTCACCCGCGAGTTCATGGTGCGGCTCACCTACCTGTTCGAGCCGGCGTACGACGACGAGTAGGGCAGCCATCAGTCGGGACGCATCGGACGTTGCGCGCTGGCGTGGCGGGGCGTAGGGAAGTCGCCCCTGCCATGTCCGAGAACGCCCAGCTCCTCGAAGCCGTCCGTAAAGAAGCCCGCCCCGGAATCTGGTCCAACGGCGTGAGCCTCGCGCGCGCCGGAGCGGTGGCGCTCCAGTCCCGCTCGGCCTCCGAAATCGAGCTGCGCGTGAAGGCGGCGGGCCGGCCGGTGGCCCTCACCGTCGTCCTCTACCCGGGCGACGAGGCGTGGGAGTGTGATTGCCCCAGCCGCGTGGACCCCTGCGAGCACGTCGTCGCGGCGGCCATCTCCCTGGAGCAGGCGGAGAAGCAGGACGCGCCGCTGGAGGCCGTGGCGGAGCGCTGGTCGCGCGTGGTGTACCGCTTCACGCGCGTGGAAGGCGGCCTGCAGCTGCACCGCGTCCTCGCGCACGCGGACGGCACGGAGGAGCCCCTGGAGGACAGCCTCGCGGGGCGCATCGCGAAGCCCACGGGCGGCGTCACGTTGCAGGTGGAGCAGGTGGACCTGAACATGGACCGCCTGCTGGAGCGGCGCACGCGGGGGCCGCTGCTGGCGGAGAAGCTGGACGCGCTGCTGCGGGCGCTGGAGCCCGCGCGCAACGTGCTGCTGGACGGACGTCCGGTGGCGGTGTCCAGCGAAGTGCTGCCCCCGCGAGCAAGGGTGGAGGACCGGGGGCAGCAGTGGGTGCTGACGGTGTCCAGCGACCCGCGCATCAAGGAGGTGGTGAGCCCGGGCGTCGCGCTGACGTCGGACTCGCTGGTGCGCCTGGGAGAGACGGCGATGACGGGCGCCTGGCTCCAGCACCTGCCGCTGGTGCGTACCTACGCGCCGGAGCAACTGGGTGAGCTGTCCGCCAAGGTCCTGCCGGAGCTGGCGCGGCGCATGCCGGTGGACGTGAAGAGCCGCCGCCTGCCGCCGTTGGATCGCGACCTGAAGCCGCGCATCCTCCTGGAGCTGAACCAGCTCACCGCGGGGCTGTCGGTGCTGCCCACGCTGGTGTACGGCGCGCCGCCCACGGTGCGCATCGACAACGGGCGCATGGTGTACCTGCGGGGCGCGGTGCCCCTGCGCGACGAAGCCGCGGAGACGAAGCTCCTCCACCAGCTCCGCGACGAGCTGAACCTGGTGCCCGGGCGAAGGCTCACGGTGCAGGGGCCGGAGATGATGCGCTTCGCGGACAAGCTGCGGAAGTGGCGCGGGGACCTGGGCGGGGACGCGGCGGGCATCGTCAGCCCGGACATGCGCCTGCGGCCGTCGCTGCGGGTGGAGGGCGGCGCCTCCGGCGAGGGCGTGCCGGAGGTGCGCTTCACGTTGGAGTTCGACGTGGAGGGAGGCAAGGGCGGCGCGCGCACGGTGGACGCGGCGGCCGTGGTGCGGGCCTGGACCGAAGGGCTGGGGCTCGTCCCGTTGGAGGGAGGCGGGTGGGCGCCGCTGCCGCGCGCGTGGCTGGACAAGAACGGCCAGCGCGTCGCGGACCTGCTGGCCGCGCGTCAGTCGGACGGCCGCGTCGCGAACCACGCGCTGCCGGAGCTGACCGCGCTGTGCGAGTCGTTGGACCAGCCGCCGCCTCCGGGCCTCGACAAGCTGGCACCCATGGTGGAGGGCTTCGACAAGCTGCCGCCGCCCGTGCTGCCCGCGGAGCTCAACGCCACGTTGCGCGCCTACCAGCAGCAGGGCGTGAGCTGGCTGGGGTTCCTCAAGGGCGCGGGGCTGGGAGGCATCCTCGCGGACGACATGGGCCTGGGAAAGACGCTCCAGACCATCTGCATCCTGGGGCCGCGCTCGCTGGTGGTGTGTCCCACCAGCGTGTTGCCCAACTGGGTGGCGGAGCTGCAGCGCTTCCGGCCGTCGCTGAAGGTCTGCGTCTACCACGGCCCCGGCCGCAAGCTGGACCCCACGGCGGACGTCACGCTGACCACCTACGCGCTGCTGCGCCTGGACGCGCCGACGCTGGGCGCGCCCACGTGGGAGGCGGTGGTGTTGGACGAGGCGCAGGCCATCAAGAACCCGGAGAGCCAGGTGTCGCGCGCCGCGTTCGGCCTCAAGGCGAACCTGCGACTCGCGCTCAGCGGCACGCCGCTGGAGAACCGCCTGGACGAGCTGTGGAGCCTGATGCACTTCACCAACCCGGGCCTGCTGGGGGGCCGCCGCCAGTTCGAGGAGAAGACGGCGCAGCCCATCGCGGACGGCAAGCCAGGAGCGGCGGAGGGCCTGCGTCGGCGCATCCGGCCGTTCATCCTGCGGCGCCTGAAGCGGGACGTGGCGCCGGAGCTGCCGCCGCGCACGGACTCGGTGATGCACGTGCAGTTGGATGAGCGCGAGCGCTCCGTCTACGACGCGGTGATGGCGGCCACGCGGGCGGAGGTTGTCGCGCTGCTCAACGAGGGCGGTAGCGTGCTCAAGGCGCTGGAGGCCCTGCTGCGACTGAGGCAGGCGGCCTGCCATTCCGCGCTCGTGCCCGGCCAGCACGCGAAGACGTCCTCCAAGGTGCAGACATTGGTGGACGCGCTGGAGACGGCGGTGTCGGAAGGTCACAAGGCGCTGGTGTTCTCGCAGTGGACGTCGCTGCTGGACCTCATCGAGCCGGGCTTGAAGGGCGCGGGCATCGCGTTCGAGCGGCTGGACGGCACGACGACGAACCGGGGCGACATCACGTCGCGCTTCCAGGGGCCGGGCGGAGCACCGGTGCTCCTGATGTCGCTGAAGGCCGGCGGCACGGGCCTGAACCTCACGGCGGCGGACCACGTGTTCCTGATGGACCCGTGGTGGAACCCGGCGGTGGAGGCGCAGGCGGCGGACCGTGCGCACCGCATCGGGCAGGAGCGGCCGGTGATGGTCTACCGGCTGGTGTCCCAGGGCACGGTGGAGGAGAAGATCCTGGGCCTCCAGGAGAAGAAGCGCGCGCTGTTCGAGGCCGCGCTCAGCGAAGCCTCCGGAGCCGCCGCCATCACCCGCGAGGACCTGCTCCAGCTCTTCGCGTAAGGCCCGCCGTCACTTCTCGAACGTCACCGCCACGGCGGTGGCGTCGGGTTCGGTGAAGCGGAGCACGTCCTCACCCTCCTGGGCGAGGGCGTCGCGCACCGGCTTCTTGAGGGCGCCGAAGGGCTTGCACACCAGCGTCGCGGAGCCCTTCTTGCGTGTGGTGGCCCACATGCCGACGACGCGGCCATCCACCAGGAACACGGGCTGCACGCGCAGGTTGCCGGTGGACATGGCCTTGCGCTGCGCATCGGTGACGAAGCGGGTCCGGTCCGCGTGGGACAGGATGAGGTTGTCGTAGTCGGGCAGGAAGCGCACCGGCGCGGGCGTGTCCTCGGAAGGACGAGGGGCCCTGGGCAGGTCGAAGAGGACGCGCTTCTTCTCGTCGCGGAACTCCACCAGCTCGTCGCGCACCTGCTCGAAGGCGCCCTTCAAGGACTTGAGGCCGGACCAGTTCTGCATGTCCGCCACGGAGGCCGGGCCGAAGGCGGCCAGGTAGCGCGGCACCAGCGAGGAGGCGTCCGTGTTGGGTTCCAGCGGCTTCCCCAGCCAGGACTCCGCCAGCGTGAAGCCGGAGTTGCCCGGCCAGCCCCAGTCCAGCCCCTCCTCGGGCACCTGGATGAGGGGCAGCAGCATGCGCGTGGCGAAGCCCATGGCCCGCTCGTCACCCTCCACATGGTGCTTCATCAGGTGGGCGCGCACCTCCTCGAACGTGCGGGGCGTCTCGTCCAGGAAGGGGCGGGCGGTGGCCAGCAGCGCGGGCAGGTCCAACGACGTGGCGCGCTGCTTGAGGACGCTGTGCATGGCGGCGGTGAGCAGGGGCCGGTACAGGTCGCGGTAGCGCAGGTAGTCCTTCGCGCTCATCAGGTGCAGCGTGCCGCGCATCATCGTGCCGCGAACCACGTCCCGCTTGAGCGCGAGCTTCGTGAGCGAGTCCCGCTGGAAGCCCTGGAGCCGGGACCACAGGGCCAGGTACGGCGGCCGGGCGAGCTGGGCCTGGAGCCCCACCAGGTGCTCGACGGCGCGAGCCACCGCCATCTTCTCGCGTGTGAGCAGCAACTGCCGCGCAAGCGTGGCGCGGTTGAGGGCCTGGGACGACAGGACTTCGGTAGCCATGCGCCCGAGCATAGCCAGGGCGCATGGCCAGAGGGCTCAGCGAGTGAGTGCCGGAATCACCTGCGCGCCGAACGCGTCGATGAACGCGTCCTGCTCCCGGTTGACGTTGTGCAGGTACAGCCGCTCGAAGCCCAGGCGAAGGTCTTCGCCCAGCCAGTCCATGTGCTGCTGGAGGCTGTTGGAGACCCGCAGCGGGCCATCCAGGTCATGCGGCTGCACGACGCGCGCGGCCTCCTGGAACTGGGCGGGCGTGCGCAGGTCGGTGAGGACGGTGTTGGCGAAGATGTTGGAAGCCCACTGGTTGTAGGCACCTTCGCGAGCCCTCCCTTCGTCCGCCGCGTACGACAGCTGGACCTTGAGGAACATCGGCTTGCCCTCGCCGCCGCCCTCCCGGAAGGCGCTCACCACCTCGCGAAGCTCTGTCGGGGGGCGCGCCGTGGTGAGCAGGCCGTCCGCCCAGCTCCCCACCCAGCGCGCGGTCTTCGCCGTGACGGCCGCCCCCAGGAGCATGGGAGGCTCCACGGGGCGCGTGTACAGCTTCGCCTCCTCCACGGTGACGAGGCCCCGGTGGGTGACGGTCTCCCCGCGGAAGAGCGCGCGCATCACGTCCACGCACTCCTTCAGGCGAGCATTGCGCAGGTCCTTGGCGGGCCAGCCGGTGCCGGTGATGGCCTCGTTGAGGTACTGCCCGCTGCCGAGCGCCGCCCATGCCCGTCCAGGAAACATCTCGTTGAGGGTGGCGAGCGCCTGGGCGACGAGGGCCGGGTGGTAGCGCTGTCCGGGCGCGTTCACCACGCCGAATGACAGGCCGGTGGAGGCGAGCGCCGCGCCCATGAACGACCAGGCGAAGCCGCTCTGCCCCTGGGCGTCCGTCCACGGATGGAAGTGGTCGGAGTTGAGGGCAGCCTGGAAGCCCGCGCCCTCGGCCTTCCGGCTGAGGCGAAGCAGCTCGCTGGGCGTGAATTGTTCGTGCGAGGCGTGGAATCCGATCAGGGCCATGAGGCCCTCCACCCTGGCGTCAGAGTCGCCGCGCCGCGAGGCCTTCTTCCGCGCGAGTGTTGGCTGAAGAAAGCCCGTTCGCCCCCAGGTGTGGGGTTCCACACGCGCGCCTGGGACCGCCAGCCGGTCGGGACACCCTGGATGCTTAAAGGGACCGGGTGTCCCTCGCGCCGGGGGCACCCCCTGGGAGATGGGATGATCGAAGACCTCTGGTACA belongs to Corallococcus soli and includes:
- a CDS encoding DEAD/DEAH box helicase, coding for MSENAQLLEAVRKEARPGIWSNGVSLARAGAVALQSRSASEIELRVKAAGRPVALTVVLYPGDEAWECDCPSRVDPCEHVVAAAISLEQAEKQDAPLEAVAERWSRVVYRFTRVEGGLQLHRVLAHADGTEEPLEDSLAGRIAKPTGGVTLQVEQVDLNMDRLLERRTRGPLLAEKLDALLRALEPARNVLLDGRPVAVSSEVLPPRARVEDRGQQWVLTVSSDPRIKEVVSPGVALTSDSLVRLGETAMTGAWLQHLPLVRTYAPEQLGELSAKVLPELARRMPVDVKSRRLPPLDRDLKPRILLELNQLTAGLSVLPTLVYGAPPTVRIDNGRMVYLRGAVPLRDEAAETKLLHQLRDELNLVPGRRLTVQGPEMMRFADKLRKWRGDLGGDAAGIVSPDMRLRPSLRVEGGASGEGVPEVRFTLEFDVEGGKGGARTVDAAAVVRAWTEGLGLVPLEGGGWAPLPRAWLDKNGQRVADLLAARQSDGRVANHALPELTALCESLDQPPPPGLDKLAPMVEGFDKLPPPVLPAELNATLRAYQQQGVSWLGFLKGAGLGGILADDMGLGKTLQTICILGPRSLVVCPTSVLPNWVAELQRFRPSLKVCVYHGPGRKLDPTADVTLTTYALLRLDAPTLGAPTWEAVVLDEAQAIKNPESQVSRAAFGLKANLRLALSGTPLENRLDELWSLMHFTNPGLLGGRRQFEEKTAQPIADGKPGAAEGLRRRIRPFILRRLKRDVAPELPPRTDSVMHVQLDERERSVYDAVMAATRAEVVALLNEGGSVLKALEALLRLRQAACHSALVPGQHAKTSSKVQTLVDALETAVSEGHKALVFSQWTSLLDLIEPGLKGAGIAFERLDGTTTNRGDITSRFQGPGGAPVLLMSLKAGGTGLNLTAADHVFLMDPWWNPAVEAQAADRAHRIGQERPVMVYRLVSQGTVEEKILGLQEKKRALFEAALSEASGAAAITREDLLQLFA
- a CDS encoding TIGR03885 family FMN-dependent LLM class oxidoreductase, which encodes MALIGFHASHEQFTPSELLRLSRKAEGAGFQAALNSDHFHPWTDAQGQSGFAWSFMGAALASTGLSFGVVNAPGQRYHPALVAQALATLNEMFPGRAWAALGSGQYLNEAITGTGWPAKDLRNARLKECVDVMRALFRGETVTHRGLVTVEEAKLYTRPVEPPMLLGAAVTAKTARWVGSWADGLLTTARPPTELREVVSAFREGGGEGKPMFLKVQLSYAADEGRAREGAYNQWASNIFANTVLTDLRTPAQFQEAARVVQPHDLDGPLRVSNSLQQHMDWLGEDLRLGFERLYLHNVNREQDAFIDAFGAQVIPALTR
- a CDS encoding winged helix DNA-binding domain-containing protein, with protein sequence MATEVLSSQALNRATLARQLLLTREKMAVARAVEHLVGLQAQLARPPYLALWSRLQGFQRDSLTKLALKRDVVRGTMMRGTLHLMSAKDYLRYRDLYRPLLTAAMHSVLKQRATSLDLPALLATARPFLDETPRTFEEVRAHLMKHHVEGDERAMGFATRMLLPLIQVPEEGLDWGWPGNSGFTLAESWLGKPLEPNTDASSLVPRYLAAFGPASVADMQNWSGLKSLKGAFEQVRDELVEFRDEKKRVLFDLPRAPRPSEDTPAPVRFLPDYDNLILSHADRTRFVTDAQRKAMSTGNLRVQPVFLVDGRVVGMWATTRKKGSATLVCKPFGALKKPVRDALAQEGEDVLRFTEPDATAVAVTFEK
- a CDS encoding TonB-dependent receptor plug domain-containing protein, giving the protein MGVLLALLGAGTGFAQTETGPRIDPGPPETPSQEARLEALEDEPEVHSQVASFAITKLHDSPAVVTSVTAEEIRASGARDLMDVLLLVPGFFFGVDVSGVVGPGFRGLWGQEGKVLLIIDGKEINEQLYSTMQLGHEFPVELIERIEVVRGPGSVIYGGNAELAVINVITRGIQGSTDVMAVGTYGQLSHGNGRRSLTLSGRKVFEGVPGLSAFASASLGQGQRSDVIFDDFYGGSASMNGASRLDPTVVQAGVGYRDLQLSLLYQRQDTTTVVSVDEVLPEPVNTDFESFHAELSDRYRPTDRIEIIPRLNLTLGESYRDSDEASDFFYDKRYRRLRGRALARWAALDVLQLTGGLDLAFDQGKLLGPAGLGQQEPFNGDQDVVSYRNFAGFVEAYSDNPIATVVAGARFEDHSFFGSSFVPRLVLLKSFGPVSGKALYSRAFRAPGIENISLGDDVRPERTTVYELEATVRLGEGQTVSANAFDVGVTDPIIYSYDTDTDSEAYRNLGRLGSRGVELDYRVRGTWGRAQVGYSFYRPGGRNDVEDYLVPGQPHAFTGLPTHKATLMGTARVLPWLSLSPTAVLVGQRFAVGAPDEEGVSEVQKLSPRLLLNLFVRAENVGTKGLEIGAGVYNLLGSDFRVAQPYNGGHAPLPVFTREFMVRLTYLFEPAYDDE